CTCCTCTTCTTTCACCAGGACCATCTGGGCGGCACCACGGCCCTCACCAATGCCAACGGCCAGGTGGTCGAGCGGGCCGACTATGCGCCTTTCGGTGCAGAACGCAAACCATCCCGAAGCCAGATCGCCGACCACCGCTACACCGGCCAGGAGCACGACATCGAAACCGGCCTCTACAACTACAACGCCCGCCTCTATGATCCCCTCATCGCACGCTTCATCTCCCCGGATTTCATCGTGCCCGATCCAATGGATCCCCAGTTGCTCAACCGGTATAGCTATTGCGCGAACAATCCCCTGCGGTACACCGATCCCTCTGGACATCTCCTGATCGAGCCCCTGATCGGGGCCATCATCGGAGCAACCCTCGGGGTGGCGACCTCTGCCATTACCGGCGGGGACATCGGCCTCGGCGCCCTGACCGGAGCAGTTACAGGGGGATTCCTCGGAGGTGCGGGAAGTATCGTCACCAGCCTCGAACTGACGGGCATCGTCGCAGCGGCGCTCTATGCAGGCGCGGGGGCGTCAGCCGGGGCAATCAGTGCCGCTGTCAGCGGCACTGATCTCGCTCTCGGAGCGTTCTCAGGGGGCCTGTTAGCCGCCGCCTCCTATGTCTTCCCCTGTCCAGACTTCAAGCCGTTCGGCCAAGGTCCGGCCGGGACGATAGCGAATCGGTTCTTGAACAGCACTCTGACCGGCGCTGCCTTCGGGGCCGCTTACTCCGGAATGACCGGCGGAGACGTCCTCCACGGCATGGGCATGGGAGCCCTTGGCTGGGCGGCTGGTGAAGCAGGCAACATGCTTATTGGACATGCATTTGGTTATGCCCTGTCTGGAAAACCACCAGAATTCAAAAAAGGCGCATTCTTTTATTTTGCAGACAGTCAGCGGCCGTTTACAACAGGTGGCATCATAATTGGAGACCGTCAAATACTACAACGGCAAAATCTAGTTAACCATAAGCAAAGCAATCTCTCTATCGAATCTCACGAGAGAGCACATTTTCCACAACAAATAATTCTATCACCGACATATGTACCTTGCCACATTTTTTCTCAAGGGATCAGTGGCTCAATCGGTTTTGCGAATGGGATTGGATTTTGGAATAGTACACACAGATATAATTTGTTTGAAAGGTGGTGGATAGATGTCCCTTCATTCTAGACGAATATATTATCTAGATTT
The Desulfatiglans anilini DSM 4660 genome window above contains:
- a CDS encoding RHS repeat domain-containing protein: LLFFHQDHLGGTTALTNANGQVVERADYAPFGAERKPSRSQIADHRYTGQEHDIETGLYNYNARLYDPLIARFISPDFIVPDPMDPQLLNRYSYCANNPLRYTDPSGHLLIEPLIGAIIGATLGVATSAITGGDIGLGALTGAVTGGFLGGAGSIVTSLELTGIVAAALYAGAGASAGAISAAVSGTDLALGAFSGGLLAAASYVFPCPDFKPFGQGPAGTIANRFLNSTLTGAAFGAAYSGMTGGDVLHGMGMGALGWAAGEAGNMLIGHAFGYALSGKPPEFKKGAFFYFADSQRPFTTGGIIIGDRQILQRQNLVNHKQSNLSIESHERAHFPQQIILSPTYVPCHIFSQGISGSIGFANGIGFWNSTHRYNLFERWWIDVPSF